One stretch of Oncorhynchus masou masou isolate Uvic2021 chromosome 9, UVic_Omas_1.1, whole genome shotgun sequence DNA includes these proteins:
- the LOC135546349 gene encoding serine/threonine-protein kinase DCLK1-like: MACGPEKFRYQDDFLLDESECRVVKSTSYGRISSLLGRYSPRGGGSRRSSGSANGTAGSQLSTPRSGKSPSPSPTSPASLQRRRGSQHSGSSLSLASTKVCSSMDEGDGAGSEAELNLLSDECPSVPPSIAERYKVGRTLGDGTFAVVKECVERCTGREYALKIINKGKCRGKEHMIQNEVSILRRVKHPNIVLLIEEMDTYSELYLVMELVKGGDLFDAITSSSKYTERDASGMLYNLASAIKYLHSLNIVHRDIKPENLLVYEHQDGSKSLKLGDFGLASLVDGLLYLVCGTPTYVAPEIIAETGYGLKVDIWAAGVITYILLCGFPPFSGNSEDQEILLDQILTGQLDFPSPSWDNVSVTAKELITGMLQVKVEQRYTALQVLDHPWVNDDGRLVKDQQLSVAGKIKKHFNTGPKACSTTAGVSVITTTPLDKERQDFRLRHQQDVRLKPRPRPQPTGFPTSASQSSAHSANNPALSPADFTSESEDYSPSPSPTSPSSADTVRSPTSPF; the protein is encoded by the exons ATGGCCTGTGGTCCAGAGAAGTTTCGTTACCAAGATGACTTCCTCTTAGATGAGAGTG AGTGTAGGGTGGTGAAGTCGACGTCATACGGTCGGATCTCCTCTCTGCTGGGACGCTACTCACCCAGAGGAGGAGGCTCACGCCGAAGCTCAGGTTCAG ccaATGGGACGGCAGGCAGTCAGCTGTCGACTCCTCGCTCAGGGAagtcccccagcccctctcccaccAGTCCTGCTAGTCTCCAACGACGCAGG ggGTCCCAACACAGTGGCTCGTCCCTGTCTCTAGCCTCCACCAAGGTGTGTAGCTCCATGGATGAGGGAGACGGAGCAGGTAGTGAAG CGGAGCTGAACCTGCTGAGTGATGAATgtccctccgtccctccgtccATCGCTGAGAGGTACAAGGTGGGGAGGACTTTAGGTGACGGTACCTTTGCTGTGGTTAAAGAATGTGTGGAGAGATGTACGGGCAGAGAATACGCCCTGAAGATCATCAACAAAGGCAAATGTAGGGGAAAG GAACACATGATCCAGAACGAGGTGTCCATCCTCCGTCGTGTCAAACACCCCAACATCGTTCTGCTGATCGAGGAAATGGACACCTACAGCGAGCTTTACCTAGTCATGGAGCTGGTCAAG GGGGGTGACCTGTTTGATGCCATCACTTCCTCTagtaaatacacagagagagatgctagtGGGATGCTGTATAACCTGGCCAGTGCCATCAAGTACCTGCACAGCCTCAACATCGTGCACAGAGACATCAAACCTGAGAACCTGctg GTGTATGAGCATCAGGATGGTAGCAAGTCTCTGAAGTTGGGAGACTTTGGCTTGGCTAGCCTGGTGGATGGACTCCTCTACCTGGTCTGTGGCACCCCTACCTATGTAGCACCTGAGATCATCGCTGAGACAGG GTACGGGCTGAAGGTCGATATCTGGGCAGCTGGAGTAATCACATACATCCTGCTGTGTGGCTTCCCTCCCTTCAGTGG GAACAGTGAGGACCAGGAGATTTTGTTGGACCAGATTCTAACGGGACAACTAGACTTCCCTTCCCCGTCCTGGGACAACGTGTCTGTCACTGCTAAG GAGCTGATTACTGGGATGCTGCAGGTGAAGGTGGAGCAGAGATACACAGCTCTGCAGGTTCTGGATCACCCCTGGGTCAAT GATGATGGCCGATTAGTGAAAGATCAGCAGCTCTCTGTGGCTGGGAAGATTAAGAAACACTTCAACACTGGTCCTAAAGCCTGCAGCACCACTGCTGGAGTGTCTGTTATCACA accACCCCTCTTGATAAGGAGCGGCAGGATTTCAGACTAAGACACCAGCAGGATGTGAGATTGAAGCCCCGCCCCCGCCCCCAACCAACCGGCTTCCCCACCAGTGCCAGCCAAAGCTCTGCCCACAGCGCCAATAACCCTGCCCTCTCTCCCGCTGACTTTACCTCAGAGTCAGAAGATTactcccccagcccctcccccacctctcctagctCCGCTGACACCGTCcgctcccccacctcccccttctAG